The following coding sequences are from one Lolium rigidum isolate FL_2022 chromosome 6, APGP_CSIRO_Lrig_0.1, whole genome shotgun sequence window:
- the LOC124660544 gene encoding 5'-nucleotidase domain-containing protein 4-like isoform X1, with translation MADPVELVRRLRIRFPPRTPPLQRSRPPRCVVGTRLRLPGSPLSLRCRALDASKPAAVQGEQCEEEDDDEEPYFSVTSSRLSEVDYLGESTKGDLNVRRRHLDALGGNGKSTLHGPIEEIAWKEAREAETLLSDLGIADPLTVRNSPRGIFCTRTLNLRSISVIGYDMDYTLIHYNVMAWEGRAYDYGMANLKGMGFPVDDLEFDPDLVIRGLIMDKVKGNLVKADRFGYIKRVMHGTRMLPTRAVSEIYGRELVDLRKENTWEFLNTLFSVSEAVMFMQMVDRLDQGLVPAELGPLDYKGLYDAVSKALFRAHVEGQLKSEIMAEPERFVEPDPELPLALLDQKEAGKRLLLITNSDYHYTNKMMNHAFNRFLPNDMGWRDLFEMVIVSARKPEFFQISHPLYEVVTNDGLLRPCFKANSGGLYSGGSAQMVEKSLDIHGDEILYVGDHIFTDVSQSKVHLRWRTALICRELEDEFNALIQSHNQKEKLVTLIEQKEIVGDLFNQLRLALQRRTNSRPAQTLAATCMNDQELTESMQKLLIVMQRLDEKIAPLLESDGELFNKRWGWLSRAGLWDKSHLTRQIEKYADIYTSRVSNFLHYTPFMYFRSQEQVYAQLHTIWCPLTSVNFA, from the exons ATGGCGGACCCCGTCGAGCTCGTGCGACGCCTCCGCATCCGGTTCCCTCCGCGGACGCCGCCCCTGCAGCGCTCCAGACCGCCGCGATGCGTCGTTGGGactcgcctccgcctcccgggctcTCCCCTGTCGCTCCGGTGCCGCGCGCTCGACGCCAGCAAgccggcggcggtccagggggagcagtgcgaggaggaggacgacgacgaggaacccTACTTCTCAGTGACATCGTCGAGACTGTCGGAGGTCGACTACCTCGGGGAGAGCACCAAGGGGGATTTGAACGTACGGAGGAGGCACCTCGACGCGCTCG GTGGGAATGGAAAGTCAACGTTGCATGGTCCTATAGAGGAGATAGCTTGGAAAGAAGCCAGAGAAGCTGAAACgttgctcagtgacttgggaattgcA GATCCTTTAACAGTAAGGAACTCTCCTCGTGGAATTTTCTGCACCAGGACGCTGAATCTCCGATCTATCAGTGTCATTGGCTATGACATGGATTATACCTTGATTCACTACAATGTGATG GCCTGGGAAGGACGTGCATATGACTATGGGATGGCCAACCTGAAGGGCATGGGTTTCCCTGTTGATGACCTTGAATTTGATCCTGACCTG GTTATTAGGGGTCTTATTATGGATAAAGTAAAAGGAAACTTGGTAAAAGCTGACCGTTTTGGCTACATAAAGAGGGTCATGCATGGTACCCGGATGCTGCCCACTCGTGCTGTGAG TGAAATATATGGACGGGAATTGGTGGACCTGCGGAAAGAAAATACATGGGAGTTCCTTAATACCCTTTTCTCTGTTTCAGAAGCTGTTATGTTCATGCAG ATGGTTGACAGGTTGGACCAAGGATTGGTGCCTGCTGAACTTGGGCCACTGGATTACAAAGGATTGTACGAT GCTGTTTCCAAAGCACTTTTTCGAGCACATGTAGAAGGTCAACTCAAG AGCGAAATAATGGCTGAGCCAGAGCGATTTGTGGAGCCTGATCCAGAACTGCCTCTAGCTCTTCTAGATCAAAAAGAG GCTGGAAAAAGGCTGCTTCTAATTACTAACTCAGATTACCACTATACGAACAAAATGATGAATCATGCATTCAATCGCTTTCTTCCTAATGATATGGGATGGAGAGATCTATTTGAAATG GTTATAGTCTCCGCGAGGAAGCCAGAGTTTTTCCAAATTTCGCATCCATTATACGAGGTTGTAACTAACGATGGATTATTGCGTCCCTGTTTTAAAGCAAATTCAG GTGGCTTGTACTCTGGTGGTAGTGCTCAGATGGTTGAGAAGTCCCTAGATATTCATGGAGATGAGATATTATATGTGGGGGACCATATTTTCACAGATGTAAGCCAATCAAAAGTTCATTTACGATGGAGGACAGCATTAATATGCCGAGAATTGGAAGATGAG TTTAACGCACTGATCCAGAGCCATAATCAGAAAGAAAAGCTTGTCACACTTATAGAACAAAAGGAAATCGTTGGAGACCTTTTTAACCAACTGCGCCTCGCTCTACAGAGACGCACAAATTCACGTCCTGCACAG ACGCTTGCTGCAACTTGTATGAATGATCAGGAGCTTACAGAAAGTATGCAAAAGTTGCTTATTGTTATGCAGAGATTAGACGAAAAGATTGCACCATTGCTTGAATCGGATGGAGAACTTTTCAATAAAAG ATGGGGTTGGCTGTCGCGTGCTGGCCTATGGGACAAGAGTCATCTAACCAGGCAAATTGAGAA ATATGCTGATATATACACATCAAGGGTTTCAAATTTTCTACACTATACTCCATTCATGTATTTCAGATCACAAGAACAGGTATATGCACAGCTCCATACAATCTGGTGTCCTCTTACCTCTGTCAATTTTGCATGA
- the LOC124660544 gene encoding 5'-nucleotidase domain-containing protein 4-like isoform X2: protein MADPVELVRRLRIRFPPRTPPLQRSRPPRCVVGTRLRLPGSPLSLRCRALDASKPAAVQGEQCEEEDDDEEPYFSVTSSRLSEVDYLGESTKGDLNVRRRHLDALGGNGKSTLHGPIEEIAWKEAREAETLLSDLGIADPLTVRNSPRGIFCTRTLNLRSISVIGYDMDYTLIHYNVMAWEGRAYDYGMANLKGMGFPVDDLEFDPDLVIRGLIMDKVKGNLVKADRFGYIKRVMHGTRMLPTRAVSEIYGRELVDLRKENTWEFLNTLFSVSEAVMFMQMVDRLDQGLVPAELGPLDYKGLYDAVSKALFRAHVEGQLKSEIMAEPERFVEPDPELPLALLDQKEAGKRLLLITNSDYHYTNKMMNHAFNRFLPNDMGWRDLFEMVIVSARKPEFFQISHPLYEVVTNDGLLRPCFKANSGGLYSGGSAQMVEKSLDIHGDEILYVGDHIFTDVSQSKVHLRWRTALICRELEDEFNALIQSHNQKEKLVTLIEQKEIVGDLFNQLRLALQRRTNSRPAQTLAATCMNDQELTESMQKLLIVMQRLDEKIAPLLESDGELFNKRWGWLSRAGLWDKSHLTRQIEKYADIYTSRVSNFLHYTPFMYFRSQEQTLAHDVHSYSRGQ, encoded by the exons ATGGCGGACCCCGTCGAGCTCGTGCGACGCCTCCGCATCCGGTTCCCTCCGCGGACGCCGCCCCTGCAGCGCTCCAGACCGCCGCGATGCGTCGTTGGGactcgcctccgcctcccgggctcTCCCCTGTCGCTCCGGTGCCGCGCGCTCGACGCCAGCAAgccggcggcggtccagggggagcagtgcgaggaggaggacgacgacgaggaacccTACTTCTCAGTGACATCGTCGAGACTGTCGGAGGTCGACTACCTCGGGGAGAGCACCAAGGGGGATTTGAACGTACGGAGGAGGCACCTCGACGCGCTCG GTGGGAATGGAAAGTCAACGTTGCATGGTCCTATAGAGGAGATAGCTTGGAAAGAAGCCAGAGAAGCTGAAACgttgctcagtgacttgggaattgcA GATCCTTTAACAGTAAGGAACTCTCCTCGTGGAATTTTCTGCACCAGGACGCTGAATCTCCGATCTATCAGTGTCATTGGCTATGACATGGATTATACCTTGATTCACTACAATGTGATG GCCTGGGAAGGACGTGCATATGACTATGGGATGGCCAACCTGAAGGGCATGGGTTTCCCTGTTGATGACCTTGAATTTGATCCTGACCTG GTTATTAGGGGTCTTATTATGGATAAAGTAAAAGGAAACTTGGTAAAAGCTGACCGTTTTGGCTACATAAAGAGGGTCATGCATGGTACCCGGATGCTGCCCACTCGTGCTGTGAG TGAAATATATGGACGGGAATTGGTGGACCTGCGGAAAGAAAATACATGGGAGTTCCTTAATACCCTTTTCTCTGTTTCAGAAGCTGTTATGTTCATGCAG ATGGTTGACAGGTTGGACCAAGGATTGGTGCCTGCTGAACTTGGGCCACTGGATTACAAAGGATTGTACGAT GCTGTTTCCAAAGCACTTTTTCGAGCACATGTAGAAGGTCAACTCAAG AGCGAAATAATGGCTGAGCCAGAGCGATTTGTGGAGCCTGATCCAGAACTGCCTCTAGCTCTTCTAGATCAAAAAGAG GCTGGAAAAAGGCTGCTTCTAATTACTAACTCAGATTACCACTATACGAACAAAATGATGAATCATGCATTCAATCGCTTTCTTCCTAATGATATGGGATGGAGAGATCTATTTGAAATG GTTATAGTCTCCGCGAGGAAGCCAGAGTTTTTCCAAATTTCGCATCCATTATACGAGGTTGTAACTAACGATGGATTATTGCGTCCCTGTTTTAAAGCAAATTCAG GTGGCTTGTACTCTGGTGGTAGTGCTCAGATGGTTGAGAAGTCCCTAGATATTCATGGAGATGAGATATTATATGTGGGGGACCATATTTTCACAGATGTAAGCCAATCAAAAGTTCATTTACGATGGAGGACAGCATTAATATGCCGAGAATTGGAAGATGAG TTTAACGCACTGATCCAGAGCCATAATCAGAAAGAAAAGCTTGTCACACTTATAGAACAAAAGGAAATCGTTGGAGACCTTTTTAACCAACTGCGCCTCGCTCTACAGAGACGCACAAATTCACGTCCTGCACAG ACGCTTGCTGCAACTTGTATGAATGATCAGGAGCTTACAGAAAGTATGCAAAAGTTGCTTATTGTTATGCAGAGATTAGACGAAAAGATTGCACCATTGCTTGAATCGGATGGAGAACTTTTCAATAAAAG ATGGGGTTGGCTGTCGCGTGCTGGCCTATGGGACAAGAGTCATCTAACCAGGCAAATTGAGAA ATATGCTGATATATACACATCAAGGGTTTCAAATTTTCTACACTATACTCCATTCATGTATTTCAGATCACAAGAACAG ACGCTTGCACATGATGTTCATTCCTATTCGCGCGGTCAATAA